The following is a genomic window from Candidatus Neomarinimicrobiota bacterium.
TACTGCAATGACTATTATGGAACCGCCACCATCAACCACACAAAGGGCCGGCTGGTACTGCATATGAACAACCATCCGAACGTTGAAGGAGTACTGGAACACTGGCATTACGATACCTTCGTCAGTAAGTGGAATGATCCGATGTGGGGGGAGAGTTACGTGACCTTTGTCCTTGACAGCGAGGGCGAGGTGGCCGAGTTCAGCGTGAAAATCAGAGAAGATTTCGTCGATCCCCTGCCGTATGTCTTCTCACGGGTTCCGTGAGCGTAACCAGCAGGTTTCGCTTTGCTGGGCCGGGGGAGTGCTCTATATTTCCATCTGACGAACAGAGCAACATCAATAAGGAGAACCTGGTATGGCAACCTTCTTCATGTTCGGCATCTATTCACCTGACGCCTTGGAGGAGATGAGCGCCGAGCGTACTACTAAGGCCAATCGGCTCGTGGAAGGATTCGGCGGAAAAATCAAGGACATATATGCCCTCATGGGTGAGCAGGATCTGGTACTGATTATCGATTTCCCCGATATACAATCGGCCATGAAGGCCTCCGTGGCCTTAAGCAAGTTGACGGGCATTTCCTTCTCTACGGCTCCGGCGCTGGCAGTTGATGAGTTTGACAAACTGATAAAATAAGCCTGGCCCCGGGTTGGCCCATCAAAGAGCTCGCCATTATTGCCTCCTGCAATGGTTGATTAAGCTCGGTCGGGCCTGAACTGCCAAGCCCCAAAATCGCCCCTATTTGGCCTTTTATGTCAAAGGGGGCGATTCTATATTCCGGTGCGAGGGCTACGATTTGCATAAGCCCGGGAT
Proteins encoded in this region:
- a CDS encoding GYD domain-containing protein; this encodes MATFFMFGIYSPDALEEMSAERTTKANRLVEGFGGKIKDIYALMGEQDLVLIIDFPDIQSAMKASVALSKLTGISFSTAPALAVDEFDKLIK